Proteins from a single region of Halolamina sp. CBA1230:
- a CDS encoding helix-turn-helix domain-containing protein — translation MSETDRQPTEEVRQPDPPLPEESGLTLEEYLAMQQAIGQPTRFRILRTLVVNDELSAADLKAAVDVESHNFHYHLDELVDVGLVDKRQRRTADSQGFYTYYRPTEMGRGILEHGVEELMRREREFNDAYS, via the coding sequence ATGTCCGAAACCGATCGCCAGCCAACAGAGGAGGTTCGTCAGCCGGACCCGCCGCTTCCCGAAGAGAGCGGACTGACGCTCGAGGAGTACCTCGCGATGCAACAGGCGATCGGCCAGCCGACGCGGTTCCGGATCCTCCGCACGCTCGTCGTCAACGACGAACTGAGTGCTGCCGATCTCAAGGCCGCGGTGGATGTCGAATCCCACAATTTCCACTACCATCTCGACGAACTCGTCGACGTCGGGCTCGTCGACAAGCGCCAGCGACGGACCGCTGACAGCCAGGGTTTTTACACGTACTATCGGCCGACGGAAATGGGGCGGGGTATTCTTGAGCACGGTGTCGAAGAGCTGATGCGCCGTGAACGGGAGTTCAACGACGCCTATTCGTAA